From a region of the Halolamina sp. CBA1230 genome:
- a CDS encoding type 1 glutamine amidotransferase domain-containing protein, with protein sequence MTNALFVVSEEGYWAEECIDPLTTLDDAGVDVTVATPTGSPPVVDERSLDPEDIGEEEADRLREIHETDERLNDPLALADAEPESYDAVVFPGGHGTEWDINQDKHARAALRTAVEGEDGKALVVCHAVGILAFARDGDGEVLAAGRDVTGFPNEWEEGIVDERDVFEGRKLPYWVEDEVKTAGANFDAELDADTSVTVDGDLVTARGPGSSHAAATTLLEELGVAA encoded by the coding sequence ATGACCAACGCGCTGTTCGTCGTCAGCGAGGAAGGCTACTGGGCCGAGGAGTGTATCGACCCGCTGACCACACTCGACGACGCGGGCGTCGACGTGACCGTCGCGACGCCGACGGGGAGCCCGCCGGTCGTCGACGAGCGCTCGCTCGACCCCGAGGATATCGGTGAAGAAGAAGCCGACCGCCTCCGTGAGATCCACGAAACCGACGAGCGCCTGAACGACCCGCTCGCGCTCGCCGACGCCGAACCGGAGAGCTACGACGCGGTCGTGTTCCCCGGCGGCCACGGGACGGAGTGGGACATCAACCAGGACAAACACGCCCGTGCAGCCCTGCGAACGGCCGTCGAGGGCGAGGACGGCAAGGCACTGGTCGTCTGCCACGCGGTCGGGATCCTGGCGTTCGCCCGCGACGGCGACGGCGAGGTCCTCGCTGCGGGCCGCGACGTGACCGGCTTCCCCAACGAGTGGGAGGAAGGCATCGTCGACGAGCGCGACGTCTTCGAGGGGCGGAAGCTCCCCTACTGGGTCGAGGACGAGGTGAAAACCGCCGGCGCGAACTTCGACGCGGAACTCGACGCCGACACCTCCGTCACCGTCGACGGCGACCTCGTCACCGCGCGAGGGCCGGGCTCCTCCCACGCAGCGGCGACCACGCTGCTTGAGGAACTCGGCGTCGCGGCCTGA
- a CDS encoding NUDIX domain-containing protein, with protein MSTENADAGGGTDPHPNAAQDVVAVDGDDEPTGLANRLDAHTGEGQRHRAFTVLVFDEDGRVLLAQRASNKRLWDTHWDGTVASHPVEGESQIDATKQRLEEELGVTPDQYDDLEVTDRFEYKRRYEREGLEWEVCAVLQVTLTDTDLDPDTEEIEGLLWADYDLLYDHPEWYRQLRLCPWFEIAMRRDHEGETVSDGRVGFER; from the coding sequence ATGAGCACCGAAAACGCCGACGCGGGCGGGGGCACCGATCCCCACCCCAACGCAGCGCAGGACGTGGTCGCGGTCGACGGCGACGACGAGCCGACCGGACTCGCGAACCGCCTCGACGCCCACACGGGCGAGGGCCAGCGCCACCGCGCCTTTACCGTGCTCGTGTTCGACGAGGACGGGCGGGTTCTCCTGGCTCAGCGCGCGTCGAACAAGCGCCTCTGGGACACGCACTGGGACGGCACCGTCGCCTCCCACCCCGTCGAGGGGGAGAGTCAGATCGACGCGACGAAGCAGCGACTGGAGGAGGAGCTGGGCGTCACGCCCGACCAGTACGACGACCTCGAAGTGACCGACCGCTTCGAGTACAAACGGCGCTACGAGCGCGAGGGGCTGGAGTGGGAGGTCTGTGCCGTGCTGCAGGTGACGCTGACCGATACGGATCTCGACCCCGACACCGAGGAGATCGAGGGGCTGCTCTGGGCGGATTACGACCTGCTGTACGACCACCCCGAGTGGTACCGCCAGCTTCGGTTGTGTCCGTGGTTCGAGATCGCGATGCGTCGTGATCACGAGGGTGAGACTGTTTCGGACGGGCGTGTCGGCTTCGAGCGGTAA
- a CDS encoding zinc-binding dehydrogenase → MKAVQFHGHGGHDVIAYEEVPEEDPESDEVKIDVKAAALNHLGIWTRRGMPGVDLEMPHTPGSDAAGVVVETGEDVERFAVGDHVAVSAGVACGRCEFCRDGEESMCVRYQIIGEHRPGVHAEYATVPADNLVPVPEGVDWEVAGSASLVFQTAWRMLVTRADLQPTDSVLVLGASGGVGHAAVQIADHVGGEVYATASTEEKLGYAADCGADHVIDYTEKNYADEIRELTGKRGVDVVVDHVAGESWTDSLGSLAKGGKLVTCGATAGGQPHTNVNRIFWNQLSVLGSTMATPGEVDDALSLVWDGTFEPRIREVVPMSEAARGHEMLENREGFGKVVLKPDSEL, encoded by the coding sequence ATGAAGGCAGTCCAGTTCCACGGCCACGGCGGCCACGACGTGATCGCCTACGAGGAAGTCCCCGAGGAGGACCCGGAATCCGACGAGGTCAAAATCGACGTGAAGGCTGCGGCGTTGAACCACCTCGGCATCTGGACCCGGCGGGGGATGCCCGGCGTCGACCTGGAGATGCCTCACACGCCCGGGAGCGACGCGGCGGGCGTCGTCGTCGAGACCGGCGAGGACGTCGAGCGCTTCGCGGTCGGCGACCACGTGGCCGTCTCGGCGGGCGTCGCCTGCGGGCGCTGTGAGTTCTGCCGCGACGGCGAGGAGTCGATGTGCGTGCGCTACCAGATCATCGGCGAACACCGCCCCGGCGTCCACGCCGAGTACGCCACCGTGCCGGCTGACAACCTCGTGCCCGTCCCGGAGGGTGTCGACTGGGAGGTCGCCGGCTCCGCCTCGCTCGTGTTCCAGACCGCGTGGCGGATGCTCGTGACCCGTGCGGACCTCCAGCCCACCGACTCGGTGCTCGTGCTCGGCGCCTCCGGCGGCGTGGGCCACGCGGCGGTCCAGATCGCGGACCACGTCGGCGGCGAGGTGTACGCCACCGCCTCCACCGAGGAGAAACTGGGGTACGCTGCGGACTGCGGCGCCGACCACGTGATCGACTACACCGAGAAGAACTACGCCGACGAGATCCGGGAACTCACGGGCAAACGCGGCGTCGACGTGGTGGTCGACCACGTCGCCGGCGAGTCCTGGACCGACTCGCTGGGCTCGCTCGCGAAAGGCGGGAAGCTGGTGACCTGCGGCGCGACCGCGGGCGGGCAGCCCCACACCAACGTCAACCGGATCTTCTGGAACCAGCTCTCGGTGCTGGGGTCGACGATGGCCACGCCGGGCGAGGTGGACGACGCGCTCTCGCTCGTCTGGGACGGGACGTTCGAACCCCGGATCCGGGAGGTCGTCCCCATGTCCGAGGCCGCACGCGGTCACGAGATGCTGGAGAACCGGGAGGGCTTTGGGAAGGTGGTGCTAAAGCCCGATAGTGAGCTCTGA
- a CDS encoding type II toxin-antitoxin system RelE/ParE family toxin: protein MSEEGWSWELASTAREDLAALSPEEQDRILDKLDEIVSSPWRDPPAYGEPLRNSSYKKIRIGEFRLSVTFRNDGQRLIVARIKRRGGAYTADD, encoded by the coding sequence ATGAGTGAGGAGGGATGGAGTTGGGAACTGGCATCGACGGCACGGGAGGACCTCGCCGCACTTTCGCCCGAGGAACAAGACCGGATTCTCGACAAACTCGACGAGATCGTCTCCTCGCCGTGGCGGGACCCGCCAGCGTACGGTGAACCACTCCGGAACAGCTCGTACAAGAAGATACGTATCGGGGAGTTCCGTCTCTCCGTGACGTTCCGGAACGACGGCCAGCGACTGATCGTCGCACGGATCAAACGCCGGGGCGGCGCGTACACCGCCGATGACTGA
- a CDS encoding ribbon-helix-helix domain-containing protein, producing the protein MSGATTKGDDEDSIVTVNFKVTESFLDEIDDAWQGRGFNSRSEFIRYTLRDAIEHPTFDRDELVALLEAETDVREGTTMSAEAAREQFGTDE; encoded by the coding sequence ATGTCCGGAGCGACCACGAAAGGGGACGACGAGGATAGCATCGTCACGGTGAACTTCAAAGTCACCGAGTCCTTCCTCGACGAAATCGACGACGCATGGCAGGGACGCGGCTTCAACAGCCGAAGCGAGTTCATCCGTTACACGCTTCGGGACGCCATCGAACACCCGACGTTCGACCGCGACGAACTCGTCGCGCTCCTGGAGGCCGAAACGGACGTCCGCGAGGGGACGACGATGAGTGCCGAAGCAGCACGCGAGCAGTTCGGAACGGATGAGTGA
- a CDS encoding molybdenum cofactor biosynthesis protein B, translating into MSDDHSHDDHETNDNHEHDAHSEHEHGEPGTHDHHHHDQEHLGVAVLTVSSSRSLDDDAAGDQITTALENADHEITTRDLVPDDYDKVQGTVQRFVDRDDTDAVITTGGTGVTPDDVTVEAVEPLLGKELPGFGELFRRRSYEEIGTMVVATRATAGVSDGVPVFCLPGSENAAALGVELIVSTAGHLAGLAGRDDDEHDDGGGENDDGHDN; encoded by the coding sequence ATGAGCGACGATCACTCACACGACGACCACGAGACGAACGACAACCACGAACACGACGCTCACTCAGAGCACGAACACGGCGAACCCGGCACCCACGACCACCATCACCACGACCAGGAGCATCTCGGCGTCGCGGTCCTCACCGTCTCCTCCTCCCGCTCGCTCGACGACGACGCGGCGGGCGACCAGATCACCACCGCCCTCGAGAACGCCGACCACGAGATCACCACCCGCGACCTCGTGCCCGACGACTACGACAAAGTCCAGGGCACCGTCCAGCGCTTCGTCGACCGCGACGACACCGACGCCGTGATCACCACCGGCGGGACGGGCGTCACCCCCGACGACGTGACCGTCGAGGCCGTGGAACCCCTACTGGGGAAGGAACTGCCCGGCTTCGGCGAACTGTTCCGCCGGCGCTCCTACGAGGAGATCGGCACGATGGTCGTCGCGACGCGGGCGACCGCCGGCGTCAGCGACGGCGTGCCCGTGTTCTGTCTCCCGGGGAGCGAGAACGCCGCCGCACTGGGTGTCGAACTGATCGTCTCCACCGCCGGCCACCTCGCGGGACTGGCGGGCCGCGACGACGACGAACACGACGACGGCGGCGGTGAGAACGACGACGGGCACGACAACTGA
- a CDS encoding acetyl-CoA carboxylase biotin carboxylase subunit, with protein MFDKVLVANRGEIAVRVMRACEELGVDTVAVYSEADKHGGHVRHADEAYNVGPARAADSYLDHEAVIGAAEKAGADAIHPGYGFLAENAGFAGKVEAHDDITWVGPAADGMEQLGEKTKARKTMREADVPIVPGTTDPAESAEEVKEFGEEHGYPVAIKAEGGGGGRGMKIVEGPEEAEDQFESAKREGEAYFDNDNVYLERYLENPRHIEVQILADEHGNVRHLGERDCSLQRRHQKVIEEGPSPALTDELREEIGEAARRGADAAGYYNAGTFEFLVEEEDRDAEAGELLGPDANFYFLEVNTRIQVEHTVTEELTGIDIVKWQLRVAAGEELTFSQDDVDLSGHAIEFRINAEHPEQEFQPASGGTLDTYDTPDGIGVRVDDALSAGDELVTDYDSMIAKLIVHASDREECLARSKRAFGEYDIEGVVTIAPFHRLMLDDDAFVAGTHTTKYLDEELEQARVEEAVERWGTESTGEEEDGETTTREFTVEVNGKRFDVELEEEGAPAIPTPETSSGGGDRPTGAGGSSGSDDGGSGGGAEPEVPEGGESIAVDMQGTVLSVEVEEGDEVAPGDTVAVLEAMKMENDIDAERGGTVSQVLVEEGESVDMGDVLVVLE; from the coding sequence ATGTTCGACAAGGTGCTCGTCGCGAACCGCGGTGAGATCGCGGTGCGAGTCATGCGCGCCTGCGAGGAACTGGGCGTCGACACCGTCGCGGTCTACTCCGAGGCCGACAAACACGGCGGCCACGTCCGCCACGCCGACGAGGCGTACAACGTCGGCCCCGCCCGCGCGGCCGACTCCTACCTCGACCACGAGGCCGTGATCGGGGCCGCCGAGAAAGCCGGCGCCGACGCGATCCACCCCGGCTACGGGTTCCTCGCGGAGAACGCCGGGTTCGCGGGCAAGGTCGAGGCCCACGACGACATCACCTGGGTCGGTCCCGCCGCGGACGGGATGGAACAGCTGGGCGAGAAGACGAAAGCCCGGAAGACGATGCGGGAGGCCGACGTGCCGATCGTCCCCGGGACGACCGACCCCGCCGAGAGCGCCGAGGAAGTGAAGGAGTTCGGCGAGGAGCACGGCTACCCCGTCGCGATCAAGGCCGAGGGCGGCGGCGGCGGTCGCGGGATGAAGATCGTCGAGGGGCCCGAGGAGGCCGAAGACCAGTTCGAGAGCGCGAAACGCGAGGGCGAGGCGTACTTCGACAACGACAACGTCTACCTCGAGCGCTACCTCGAGAACCCCCGGCATATCGAGGTGCAGATCCTCGCCGACGAACACGGCAACGTCCGACACCTCGGCGAGCGTGACTGCTCGCTCCAGCGCCGCCACCAGAAGGTGATCGAGGAGGGGCCGAGCCCCGCACTCACCGACGAGCTCCGCGAGGAGATCGGCGAGGCCGCCCGCCGCGGCGCCGACGCCGCCGGCTACTACAACGCCGGGACGTTCGAGTTCCTCGTCGAGGAGGAGGACCGCGACGCCGAGGCCGGCGAGCTGCTCGGGCCGGACGCGAACTTCTACTTCCTCGAAGTCAACACGCGGATCCAGGTCGAACACACCGTCACGGAGGAGCTCACGGGCATCGACATCGTGAAGTGGCAGCTCCGGGTCGCCGCCGGCGAGGAGCTGACGTTCTCCCAGGACGACGTCGACCTCTCGGGCCACGCGATCGAGTTCCGGATCAACGCCGAGCACCCCGAGCAGGAGTTCCAGCCCGCAAGCGGCGGCACGCTCGACACGTACGACACGCCGGACGGCATCGGCGTCCGGGTGGACGACGCGCTCTCGGCGGGCGACGAGCTGGTGACCGACTACGACTCGATGATCGCGAAGCTGATCGTCCACGCGAGCGACCGCGAGGAGTGTCTCGCGCGTTCGAAGCGGGCGTTCGGGGAGTACGACATCGAAGGCGTAGTCACCATCGCGCCGTTCCACCGGCTGATGCTCGACGACGACGCGTTCGTCGCCGGCACGCACACCACGAAGTACCTCGACGAGGAGCTCGAGCAGGCCCGCGTCGAGGAGGCCGTCGAGAGATGGGGCACCGAGTCCACCGGCGAGGAGGAGGACGGCGAGACGACCACTCGGGAGTTCACCGTCGAGGTCAACGGCAAGCGCTTCGACGTCGAACTCGAGGAGGAGGGCGCGCCCGCCATCCCGACACCCGAGACGAGCAGCGGCGGGGGTGACCGCCCGACCGGCGCCGGCGGGAGCAGTGGGAGCGACGACGGTGGCTCGGGCGGCGGCGCCGAACCGGAGGTCCCGGAGGGCGGCGAGTCCATCGCCGTCGACATGCAGGGGACGGTGCTCTCCGTCGAGGTCGAGGAGGGCGACGAGGTCGCTCCCGGCGACACCGTGGCGGTGCTCGAGGCGATGAAGATGGAGAACGACATCGACGCCGAGCGCGGCGGGACGGTGTCGCAGGTGCTGGTCGAGGAGGGCGAGAGCGTCGACATGGGCGACGTGCTGGTGGTGCTGGAGTAG
- a CDS encoding UPF0179 family protein — protein MTTVTLVGARLADPGQEFVYQGEASGCEGCPYRSQCLNLEAGTRYEVTDVRENTQVLDCAVHDEGVRAVEVEPTSIPANVPSKSAYSGSKAKLAGECPHSDCPSHPLCVPLGADFDEEYQIQEVEGEPPHETCELDRDLTQVELAPSE, from the coding sequence ATGACCACCGTCACGCTCGTCGGCGCGCGCCTCGCCGACCCGGGCCAGGAGTTCGTCTACCAGGGGGAGGCGTCGGGCTGTGAGGGCTGTCCCTACCGGAGTCAGTGTCTCAACCTCGAGGCGGGGACCCGCTACGAGGTCACGGACGTCCGGGAGAACACGCAGGTGCTCGACTGTGCGGTCCACGACGAGGGCGTCCGGGCCGTCGAGGTCGAACCGACGTCGATCCCAGCGAACGTCCCCTCGAAATCCGCGTATTCGGGGAGTAAAGCCAAGCTGGCGGGGGAGTGCCCGCACTCGGACTGCCCCTCCCACCCGCTCTGTGTGCCGCTGGGGGCGGATTTCGACGAGGAGTACCAGATCCAAGAGGTCGAGGGTGAGCCGCCACACGAGACGTGTGAGTTGGATCGCGATCTGACGCAGGTGGAGCTGGCGCCGTCGGAGTAG
- a CDS encoding DUF5820 family protein, whose protein sequence is MGLDDLPEPWTVWTEQRDGRVILAYRPDVFDTESFPAPCLPTIYVTNGSRADRPGAGQYATEEWHATLFAEPEIELANETRDGREAAIDAAVEVAERFANGGIDYRGAYQEPREAYLAELDERTGRGD, encoded by the coding sequence ATGGGTCTCGACGATCTCCCGGAGCCCTGGACCGTCTGGACCGAACAGCGGGACGGCCGGGTCATCCTCGCCTACCGTCCGGACGTGTTCGACACCGAGTCGTTCCCGGCGCCCTGTCTGCCGACGATCTACGTCACCAACGGCTCGCGGGCGGACCGCCCCGGCGCGGGCCAGTACGCCACCGAGGAGTGGCACGCGACGCTGTTCGCAGAGCCGGAGATCGAACTCGCGAACGAGACGCGGGACGGCCGGGAGGCGGCGATCGACGCCGCGGTCGAGGTGGCCGAGCGGTTCGCGAACGGCGGGATCGACTACCGCGGGGCGTACCAGGAGCCCCGGGAGGCGTATCTCGCGGAACTGGACGAGCGGACCGGCCGGGGGGACTGA
- a CDS encoding winged helix-turn-helix domain-containing protein: MATDGVDGQRVRDVLRKRGDVLAALSTDRLDKRDLGEAVGVSRSTVDRAIAELVETGLVREADGGFEATHAGQLALETHRAYRDATDTLGAAEPLLAAIPDDAPISTDVLDDGTVTYADPALPETALTEVLSRLPEAETLRGFAPVVKTNYVSMLEDAVVEEGLTVEIVVTAATLDSLENSAPARAEIAEFFAADAVDVFATEEELPYALWLLNGPDLEHAGITVHEGGAVVGVLSNDDPDVVATYREQYEAIRDRASRFDADTLDQ; this comes from the coding sequence ATGGCTACTGACGGCGTCGACGGACAGCGCGTCCGGGACGTCCTCCGCAAGCGGGGCGACGTGCTCGCCGCCCTCTCGACCGATCGACTCGACAAGCGCGACCTGGGCGAGGCGGTCGGCGTCTCCCGATCGACCGTGGATCGCGCGATCGCCGAACTGGTCGAGACGGGGCTGGTCCGGGAGGCCGACGGCGGGTTCGAGGCGACCCACGCCGGACAGCTCGCACTCGAAACCCACCGAGCGTACCGCGATGCGACCGACACGCTCGGCGCTGCGGAGCCGCTGCTCGCCGCCATCCCCGACGACGCCCCGATCAGCACCGACGTCCTCGACGACGGGACGGTGACGTACGCCGATCCGGCGCTCCCGGAGACGGCGCTGACGGAGGTGCTGTCGCGGCTGCCCGAGGCCGAGACGCTCCGGGGGTTCGCGCCGGTGGTGAAGACGAACTACGTCTCGATGCTCGAGGACGCCGTCGTCGAGGAGGGGCTCACCGTCGAGATCGTCGTGACGGCGGCGACGCTCGACTCGCTCGAGAACAGCGCTCCCGCGCGGGCGGAGATCGCCGAGTTCTTCGCGGCCGACGCGGTCGACGTGTTCGCGACCGAGGAGGAGCTCCCCTACGCGCTCTGGCTGCTGAACGGGCCGGATCTGGAACACGCGGGGATCACCGTCCACGAGGGCGGCGCCGTCGTCGGCGTGCTGAGCAACGACGACCCCGACGTGGTCGCGACCTACCGCGAGCAGTACGAGGCGATCCGCGACCGTGCGAGCCGGTTCGACGCCGACACGCTCGATCAGTAG
- a CDS encoding UbiA family prenyltransferase, with translation MSRSTTRRLASQLRAVAVVSRLSATVGYNVASVLLAVGLGVRVGGWPGETTLWIAMGYAGATLIAKFGASVADAIHDRAVDAANPEKDVIASAVGTLGVRRAWWLLGGYLLAATVLYVVVAAAAGGWVLATGAAVIGFGFTYSYPPRFKERGVWNHVVTTGVDAGLLVLPVAVLVGGEVAPTILVAGVVVACYSFGYHVLHQAADVHFDRQAGVETFATGFGVADTVAVGAIATAAATGFTLALGYPLAAVVFGGVTAFYVDVYYSVQETDPASASRALAERFNIAWVATLANGALAVAIWRHALSVWTALS, from the coding sequence ATGAGTCGATCGACTACGCGGCGGCTCGCGTCGCAGCTCCGGGCCGTCGCCGTCGTGAGCCGGCTGTCAGCGACGGTCGGCTACAACGTGGCCTCGGTGCTGCTCGCGGTCGGACTCGGCGTTCGCGTCGGCGGATGGCCGGGGGAAACGACACTCTGGATCGCGATGGGCTACGCCGGGGCGACGCTGATCGCGAAGTTCGGAGCGTCGGTCGCCGACGCGATCCACGACCGCGCGGTCGACGCCGCGAACCCCGAGAAGGACGTGATCGCGTCGGCAGTCGGGACGCTCGGCGTCCGTCGTGCGTGGTGGCTGCTCGGCGGCTACCTCCTCGCGGCGACCGTGCTGTACGTCGTCGTCGCCGCCGCGGCCGGCGGCTGGGTGCTCGCGACTGGCGCGGCGGTGATCGGGTTCGGGTTCACGTACTCCTACCCGCCGCGCTTCAAGGAGCGTGGCGTCTGGAACCACGTCGTCACGACCGGCGTCGACGCCGGCCTGCTCGTGCTGCCCGTCGCGGTGCTCGTCGGGGGAGAGGTCGCGCCGACGATCCTGGTCGCCGGCGTCGTCGTCGCCTGTTACAGCTTCGGCTACCACGTCCTCCATCAGGCGGCCGACGTCCACTTCGACCGGCAGGCCGGCGTCGAGACGTTCGCGACCGGGTTCGGCGTGGCCGACACGGTCGCGGTTGGGGCGATCGCGACCGCCGCGGCCACCGGGTTCACGCTCGCGCTCGGCTACCCGCTCGCGGCAGTCGTCTTCGGCGGCGTGACGGCGTTCTACGTCGACGTGTACTACTCGGTGCAGGAAACCGACCCGGCGTCGGCCTCGCGGGCGCTCGCCGAGCGGTTCAACATCGCGTGGGTGGCGACGCTGGCCAACGGGGCGCTCGCGGTCGCGATCTGGCGCCACGCTCTCAGCGTCTGGACCGCGCTGTCCTGA
- a CDS encoding HNH endonuclease, protein MSRSRVGEENPRWKGGVSVNYGAGWTTARSRVLERDEVCQHCGHDGSERRLEVHHIVPFRLFDQAEDVPKPDAHDPGNLVLLCRSCHWKAERSEIEFESSLEPPE, encoded by the coding sequence ATGTCCCGTTCCAGAGTCGGTGAGGAGAACCCGCGCTGGAAAGGTGGTGTGTCGGTCAACTACGGAGCGGGTTGGACGACTGCACGATCCCGAGTACTGGAGCGCGACGAAGTATGCCAGCACTGCGGGCACGATGGGTCCGAACGACGGTTGGAGGTCCACCACATCGTCCCGTTCAGACTGTTCGACCAAGCTGAAGACGTACCAAAACCTGACGCTCACGACCCCGGGAACCTCGTTCTCCTCTGTCGGTCGTGCCATTGGAAGGCGGAACGAAGCGAGATCGAGTTCGAGTCCTCACTCGAACCGCCGGAGTGA
- a CDS encoding 3-hydroxyacyl-CoA dehydrogenase/enoyl-CoA hydratase family protein has translation MDPEDIDRIAVLGAGNMGHGIAEVAALAGYDVTMRDINEEFVQNGYEQIEWSLEKLAEKDQISQGDADGALERVTPVVDLDAAVGDADVVIEAVPEKMDIKKDVYRDVAEHAPPEAIFATNTSSLSVTELSEVSDRPEQFCGMHFFNPPVRMQLVEVISGAHTSEETLETIESLAESLGKTPVRVRKDSPGFIVNRVLVPLMNEAAWIVEADDGTIEEVDSTTKYDLGLPMGSFELADQVGIDVGYHVLEYMYQELGDAYRPCPLLAEKVETDELGKKTGRGFYDYENGDGAQIPTDAGRDDLQERLLAVMANEVAGLVAEDVADPEAIDEAVKLGAGFPDGPAKMADDYGLDALVETLDELYEETDEPRYEAEASLRELAESGAGFHGAGDDESGETEYEVLNVSVDGYVGHIEIARPHRMNTISEELLHELDTAIDELDEHEDVRSVLLTGEGDRAFSAGADVQSMAAGGGDPLHAVELSKLGQETFGKLESLDAPVVAAIDGYCLGGGMELATCADLRVASRRSELGQPEHNLGLLPGWGGTQRLRHIVGEGRAKEIIFTADRYDAEELEAYGFINELTEDSELLDRGWELARDLAAGPPIAQKYTKRAMLAGRDDTDAGLEVESQAFGHLMNTEDLMEGVTAFMGDEEPEFEGK, from the coding sequence ATGGATCCCGAGGATATCGACCGGATCGCGGTGCTCGGCGCCGGAAACATGGGCCACGGCATCGCCGAGGTCGCCGCGCTCGCGGGCTACGACGTGACGATGCGGGACATCAACGAGGAGTTCGTCCAGAACGGCTACGAACAGATCGAGTGGAGCCTCGAGAAGCTGGCCGAGAAAGACCAGATCAGCCAGGGCGACGCCGACGGCGCGCTCGAGCGGGTCACGCCCGTCGTCGACCTCGACGCCGCGGTCGGCGACGCCGACGTGGTGATCGAGGCCGTCCCCGAGAAGATGGACATCAAGAAGGACGTGTACCGCGACGTCGCCGAACACGCGCCGCCGGAGGCGATCTTCGCGACCAACACCTCGAGTCTCTCGGTCACCGAACTCTCCGAGGTCAGCGACCGCCCCGAACAGTTCTGTGGGATGCACTTCTTCAACCCGCCGGTGCGGATGCAGCTGGTCGAGGTCATCTCCGGCGCCCACACGTCCGAGGAGACCCTCGAGACGATCGAGTCGCTCGCGGAGTCGCTGGGCAAGACGCCCGTTCGGGTCCGGAAGGACTCGCCGGGGTTCATCGTCAACCGCGTGCTCGTCCCGCTGATGAACGAGGCGGCGTGGATCGTCGAGGCCGACGACGGCACCATCGAGGAGGTTGACTCCACCACGAAGTACGATCTGGGGCTCCCGATGGGCTCGTTCGAGCTCGCCGACCAGGTCGGTATCGACGTGGGCTACCACGTCCTCGAGTACATGTATCAGGAGCTCGGCGACGCCTACCGGCCCTGCCCGCTGCTGGCCGAGAAAGTCGAGACGGACGAGCTCGGCAAGAAGACCGGCCGCGGCTTCTACGACTACGAGAACGGCGACGGCGCGCAGATCCCGACCGACGCCGGCCGCGATGACCTCCAGGAGCGCCTGCTCGCGGTGATGGCCAACGAGGTCGCCGGCCTCGTCGCCGAGGACGTCGCCGACCCCGAAGCGATCGACGAGGCGGTCAAGCTCGGCGCCGGCTTCCCCGACGGTCCCGCGAAGATGGCCGACGACTACGGGCTCGACGCCCTCGTCGAGACGCTCGACGAACTGTACGAGGAGACCGACGAGCCCCGCTACGAGGCCGAGGCGTCGCTGCGCGAGCTCGCGGAGTCCGGTGCGGGGTTCCACGGCGCCGGCGACGACGAGAGCGGTGAGACGGAGTACGAGGTGCTGAACGTCTCCGTCGACGGCTACGTCGGCCACATCGAGATCGCTCGCCCCCACCGGATGAACACGATCAGCGAGGAGCTGCTCCACGAGCTCGACACCGCGATCGACGAGCTCGACGAGCACGAGGACGTGCGGTCGGTGCTGCTCACTGGCGAGGGCGACCGCGCGTTCTCCGCTGGCGCGGACGTGCAGTCGATGGCCGCCGGCGGCGGCGACCCGCTGCACGCGGTCGAGCTCTCGAAGCTCGGGCAGGAGACGTTCGGGAAGCTCGAGTCGCTGGACGCGCCGGTCGTCGCCGCCATCGACGGCTACTGTCTCGGCGGCGGGATGGAACTAGCGACCTGCGCGGACCTCCGCGTCGCCAGCCGACGCTCCGAACTCGGTCAGCCCGAGCACAACCTCGGCCTGCTGCCGGGCTGGGGCGGCACCCAGCGCCTGCGCCACATCGTCGGCGAGGGGCGGGCGAAGGAGATCATCTTCACCGCCGACCGCTACGACGCCGAGGAGCTCGAGGCGTACGGCTTCATCAACGAGCTCACGGAGGACAGCGAACTGCTCGACCGCGGCTGGGAGCTGGCCCGCGATCTCGCCGCAGGCCCGCCGATCGCCCAGAAGTACACCAAACGCGCGATGCTCGCCGGCCGCGACGACACCGACGCCGGCCTCGAAGTCGAGAGCCAGGCGTTCGGCCACCTGATGAACACCGAGGACCTGATGGAGGGCGTCACCGCGTTCATGGGCGACGAGGAGCCGGAGTTCGAGGGGAAGTAG